In Miscanthus floridulus cultivar M001 chromosome 8, ASM1932011v1, whole genome shotgun sequence, the sequence GGGGGGTCACTCTTGAAGATTTGCATTGGCAGGAGAACCTTGTTGACCTCATACACTGCAACCGGGCGGGTCGAGTACACGCTGCTGCTGATCTTGGGGTTGGACCACATCGACTTCACTTGGATGGTGCCCATGTTGTAGGTGAGGTTCAGCGTGTACTGCGAGCCGGCGAAGGTGGTCACCGGGTTGAGGGTGCTCAGCTTGTCGAACTCAGCCAGGGAGTAGTACTTGGGGAACGCGTGGTACAGGAGCAGGGACTTGAGCTGGTCCTGGGTGAGGTTGGCAAATGTTGTCTTCTTGAGCGCAGCGAACGCAGAGTCCTTGGGCACAAAGATGGTGATGCCGTTCTTTGTGTCGTTCGCCTGGTTCTGGAAGGTCTCAATGACATTGGTCTTCTGTAGGTAGTCCAGGAAGGTGTGGAACGGGCCGGCCACACTGAGGAGATCAGCGAGGTCCACATGGTGCGGCGCAGGTGCGGGTGCCGGCGCCGGTGGAAGGATTGTGGCTGATGGAGCAGGAGGACTCTTGGGCTTCTGAGCAACTGCTGGCGAGGAGAGCACAATGGCTAGCACGGCCACGGTAAAAATGCCGGTTTTGAACTCCATCATAGAATCTGATTGCCTTcacttgaatggatcaattccCAGTGGTCACAAAAGAACAATGCAGCATTAGCCACTGACTGAATGTCTCATCATAccttcttttaaaaaaaatataaatctgAAAAACTAATATATTAGGTTTTTGGTTTGCAAATTCTAGGCTGTCAAGCTGCAAACATAAGCAAAAATGTTGGGGCAGAGATAGGCAACAAGTATATACTGAATTCATACAATTGCTATTTGCTAGAAGTTGTTAGTCAGCTATGAGAGATCTAAATTGTGGTTTGGTTCCTACTCTGAAATGGCAGGGTGCtaacttcttgttcttcagatTCATAGAATTGCTCTTTGCTAGTAATTTTCATACATAGGAGGAATATTTAGTTTTGATTTTAAGTAGAGTATTTGGACTTGACAATAACCTCAGCTACCACAGCCTCAAGTTTTAGCTCTAGAAACCAATCGGAGATTGAGAACAAAGCTGCTCCCATCTGAATCTGCAATCTTGGTGTTCAGATCCTTGTGGTACAGATTTGATTTGAAATCAGGAGTGAGCACAAAGATTAATTGGTACACCTTTCCCTATTACCACGAAGGACAAATATAAGGTGCCAAGAAAAGAAACACCCATGACCCGAACTGGCCGAATTGACCCGCATTAtagaactgtcagattccaccaACCAAATCACAAGACGCGACATAATAAACTATAGAGTTTATAACACATGAACCGAACAGCACCGACACCTCTCCTGCAGATCTCAGCGGCACGGGAGAGCCGGAATCTGAAGAAGCAAGTAACCGGCCACGAAACTGAACAACGCAGCAGAACTCTCTGTGAAAATTTTCTACTGCTAGACATTTGCGTCAGCTTGAAGGAAACGGAACGCAGAACACCAGGAAGATCTGTTCTTCCTCGGGTCAGGAACCGAGGAGCCAGATCCaaatgcagctgcagctgcaactGCACTAGGCCACTAGCACAGCGCAGTGAACCCTAAGCGCCTCTGAACTCCGAAATTGCAGCACATGGAGATGGATGCCAAGAAATGCATTGCGGCATGGATGGAATGGAATTCGACTGCAGAGCAAGAGAGAGAGGCGGGACAACGGGGAGGAGAAGTAGGAGACTGACCTGAGCGGGAGCAGGGAGCAGGACGGTGGAGGAATGGAGGGGTGGGGTTGAGCGAGGGTGCTATATAAAAGGTGGTGCGTTGTGGGGATGGATGGAGTAAAAGATAACGAGACCATGGGGTGGGGCGGGTGGCAGCTGGTGATgaggtgaggaagaagaggctggAGGTGGGGCCCACGTGAGGCTCTCCCTCTCCTCTGCACACACTGCACGGGGGAGCCAGCCAGGTAGGACTGGAGCTAGCTGCCATTTCTGTCCTATCCTATCCCGAGTGACTCTGCTGTAAATCCATTTTGCTCATCATTAGTGGCGCGATTAGCGTCCATAAACTGCACCGAGATACGGTTTGTGGTTCCTTGATGATGCCTTGCTAGctttgcaatgcttgcaagtaaGCATGCCCTCCCTGCCTTTCTAAAACCGAGCTGTTGATGTGTTTTTTTTTCATAGAGTTTGTTTTGGTCCAGCTTGAAAGTACTAGAGAGATgttctttttttttaagaaaaaagtactagagagagagagagagagaggagaggagaattCGTTTGAGGAATTTCAGAATGTGATAACTGATCACCTCtgttttaggccttgtttagttcgtgaaatttggattttggggctactgtagcaccttcgtttttatttggcaaatagtgtccaaacattgactaattagacttaaaacgttcgtctcgcaatttcccaccaaactgtgcaattagtttttcttttcgtctacatttaatgctccatgcacgggccgcaaacattcgatgtgacaggtactgtagcaactttttggattttgggatggaactaaacaagggcttagtgcCAATAACAAAAGCGAAAAGGAGCTGGATGGATGTGGTGATCCAAGAAAAGGAGCCGAGGGACAGGTTCATTCATGTGATGTAGTACTGACAAGAGCACTGTTGTGCCCTTTTGGCCTTTTTCTTCTACGAACAGGATTCCTCCAGCTCTCACGGTGTCAATGCGCCCAACACCCCCAACCAATGTGTAAAAGAAAAAACACCACAACCAACCAACTCATTGTCAATGCTGGGTTATTGTTATTGTGAGGTTTTACGCGGGACACAGCCAGACAAGCCTGAtcgcttgttggtttcggccagggcttatcagccagtcaaCAGCGTTggcctctcacaacaaactagtaccagtcagtccagaaaccaaccaacgaacagatCGAATGTGACAAACATATTAGAGATCTGTAGGTTTTTCCCTGCTCATACTACTGTGTTATGTAATGTTATAAGTATTGTTTTGAAATAGTGTGAGAATTTTGTTACTCC encodes:
- the LOC136472691 gene encoding fasciclin-like arabinogalactan protein 7, yielding MMEFKTGIFTVAVLAIVLSSPAVAQKPKSPPAPSATILPPAPAPAPAPHHVDLADLLSVAGPFHTFLDYLQKTNVIETFQNQANDTKNGITIFVPKDSAFAALKKTTFANLTQDQLKSLLLYHAFPKYYSLAEFDKLSTLNPVTTFAGSQYTLNLTYNMGTIQVKSMWSNPKISSSVYSTRPVAVYEVNKVLLPMQIFKSDPPLAPAPAPAPDAKASDVAPSPTSGKSASAKTKAAEKSSSYQVGAGVAHYLALAIAGALMLLC